Proteins encoded by one window of Cheilinus undulatus linkage group 13, ASM1832078v1, whole genome shotgun sequence:
- the kdsr gene encoding 3-ketodihydrosphingosine reductase, translated as MSSEEGLSSTIADWLFINSWWLLLPFIMLLVVAAFIVAFVLLLYMISPLISPKPLKLNGAHVVVTGGSSGIGKSIAVECYRQGAFITLVARDEAKLLQAKKEVEKFAINDKQVVLCISVDVSSDYSQVESVIKQAQEKLGPVDMLVNCAGTSISGKFEDVEVDRFKKLMEVNYLGSVYPTRAVITTMKERRMGRIMFVSSQAGQIGLFGYTAYSPSKFALRGLAESLQMEIKPYNIYVTVAYPPDTDTPGLAEENKTKPLETKLISETSGVCQPDQVAKIIVRDAVQGNFNSSVGPDGYMLSALTCGMSPVTSITEGLQQIVTMGLFRTIALFYLGSFDSIVRRCMIQREQSKAADKRE; from the exons ATGTCCTCTGAAGAAGGGTTGAGCTCAACGATCGCGGATTGGCTTTTTATCAATTCCTGGTGGCTTCTTCTGCCATTCATCATGCTCCTTGTAGTTGCCGCCTTCATTGTTGCCTTTGTGTTACTGTTATACATGATATCGCCTCTCATAAGCCCCAAACCTCTTAAACTCAACGGGGCCCACGTCGTG GTGACAGGTGGCTCAAGTGGGATTGGTAAAAGCATTGCAGTTGAGTGCTACAGACAAGGAGCATTCATCACGTTGGTTGCTCGGGATGAG GCTAAATTGCTTCAAGCAAAGAAAGAAGTGGAGAAATTTGCCATCAATGACAAGCAG GTGGTTCTCTGCATATCAGTGGATGTTTCCAGTGATTATAGCCAGGTGGAAAGTGTGATTAAACAG GCTCAAGAGAAGCTAGGACCTGTTGACATGTTAGTGAACTGCGCTGGAACCTCTATTTCTGGAAAGTTTGAGGATGTGGAGGTGGACCGTTTTAAA AAACTGATGGAAGTGAACTACCTGGGCAGCGTTTACCCAACACGAGCGGTCATTACCACCATGAAGGAGCGAAGAATGGGTCGCATCATGTTTGTGTCCTCACAAGCAGGTCAGATCGGACTGTTTGGATACACGGCATACTCCCCATCCAAGTTTGCCCTGCGTGGCTTAGCAGAGTCACTGCAGATGGAG ATAAAGCCATACAACATTTATGTGACTGTGGCCTACCCTCCTGACACAGACACTCCAGGATTGGCTgaagaaaacaagacaaag CCTCTAGAGACTAAATTAATCTCTGAAACATCTGGAGTTTGCCAGCCAGACCAAGTGGCCAAAATCATCGTTCGAGATGCAGTG CAGGGGAACTTCAACAGCTCTGTGGGACCAGATGGGTACATGCTTTCAGCTCTCACATGTGGAATGTCACCTGTCACCTCCATCACAGAGGGTCTCCAGCAG ATTGTCACCATGGGATTATTTCGAACCATCGCCCTCTTCTACCTGGGGAGTTTTGACAGCATCGTGCGCCGCTGCATGATTCAGAGGGAGCAGTCGAAAGCAGCTGACAAGAGGGAGTAA